The Pelorhabdus rhamnosifermentans genome includes a window with the following:
- a CDS encoding helix-turn-helix domain-containing protein: MEEFIEIVKAVMEKKNMDITRLALYVGCSTQQMSSLLRKKRRWHIDLMEAVCRVLEIRVSFLFDSQVKKHKKKAS, translated from the coding sequence ATGGAAGAATTTATTGAAATTGTTAAAGCTGTCATGGAAAAAAAGAATATGGATATAACCCGTTTGGCATTGTATGTTGGTTGTTCGACACAACAAATGTCAAGCCTATTGCGTAAAAAACGACGATGGCATATAGATTTAATGGAAGCAGTCTGTAGAGTATTAGAGATAAGGGTTTCATTTTTGTTTGATAGCCAAGTCAAAAAACATAAGAAAAAAGCCTCATAG
- a CDS encoding DUF1492 domain-containing protein, whose amino-acid sequence MTINSLSIKDNTFGIDLVKHGPKDKEAAKFEDYIIHLLRDYNYLKAKSILEEERLCEIEPFCTSSYEGMPHTTDISNPTENLAIKRMSIPQASNLVRIIEISYNALTKDCKQLIKLFYFEKMRKFEVCSEMNISEDQFRRYRRTAIDTIKKILS is encoded by the coding sequence ATGACAATAAATTCGTTATCAATTAAAGATAATACATTTGGAATAGACTTAGTGAAACACGGGCCAAAAGACAAAGAAGCTGCTAAATTTGAAGATTATATTATTCATTTACTAAGGGATTATAACTATCTAAAAGCTAAGTCAATCCTTGAAGAAGAGAGATTATGTGAAATTGAGCCGTTTTGTACGTCTAGTTATGAAGGTATGCCTCATACTACAGATATTAGTAACCCGACCGAAAACTTGGCAATTAAGCGAATGAGCATACCACAAGCTAGCAATTTGGTTAGAATTATCGAAATATCCTATAATGCACTTACTAAAGATTGTAAACAATTAATAAAACTATTTTATTTCGAGAAAATGCGAAAGTTTGAAGTGTGTAGTGAAATGAATATTAGTGAAGATCAATTTCGTAGATATCGTAGAACGGCTATTGATACAATAAAAAAAATACTTTCATAA
- a CDS encoding putative quinol monooxygenase, whose protein sequence is MIVLVATMIAKQGKEAELESALKSVIPMVGLEEDTLQYSLHRSQEDSSKFLFYEKYANKEALEFHGSTPYLKELFSKIENLLLEKPAISLYEEIAAIK, encoded by the coding sequence ATGATCGTTTTAGTAGCCACTATGATAGCGAAACAAGGTAAGGAAGCTGAGCTTGAATCTGCATTGAAATCTGTCATACCAATGGTGGGACTGGAGGAAGATACATTGCAGTATAGTCTGCACCGTTCGCAGGAGGATTCAAGTAAATTTCTTTTTTATGAAAAGTATGCGAATAAAGAGGCATTGGAGTTTCACGGATCTACACCATATCTAAAAGAGTTGTTCAGTAAAATTGAAAATTTGCTATTGGAAAAACCAGCAATTTCCTTATACGAAGAAATTGCAGCCATTAAATAA
- a CDS encoding membrane-associated protease 1 encodes MGFRLSVKGKENIDLGSEMIQSVHVDVCTPTDSMAKSSNVNATIFISGKLISNTMIKQDETLKLFNWSLVPAQNAEAYRDVTIKVIAADNVFRIVHFPNTFVIDYSERYNDHIGVGEFSLVLRQKADKIPDITADGGQKLDG; translated from the coding sequence ATGGGTTTTAGACTTAGCGTTAAAGGAAAAGAGAATATTGATTTAGGATCAGAAATGATTCAGTCAGTACATGTAGATGTATGCACGCCAACAGACTCAATGGCTAAATCTTCTAATGTCAATGCTACAATATTTATAAGCGGAAAACTTATTTCTAACACGATGATTAAACAGGACGAAACTTTAAAACTATTTAACTGGTCGTTAGTTCCAGCACAAAACGCAGAAGCCTATCGAGACGTAACTATTAAAGTAATTGCAGCCGATAATGTTTTTCGGATAGTACATTTTCCAAATACTTTTGTGATTGATTATAGTGAAAGATATAATGATCACATAGGTGTTGGTGAGTTTTCATTAGTGCTAAGACAAAAAGCGGATAAAATACCTGATATAACGGCTGACGGTGGTCAGAAATTAGACGGATAA
- a CDS encoding L,D-transpeptidase translates to MGQRTLTLEMGYLTFCDGDGNVIGTYKASTGKWGETDPTKENVGPCPPGTYTLYPSEISGGTVLSFIERNIQGNWGIYRAPLHPNAGTDTYNRDGLFLHGGIWNPYVHGSAGCINVGTPWDKELFDLIKQSDDSILVIVSKYPNEWSAEPAYDVYAG, encoded by the coding sequence ATGGGACAAAGAACGCTAACTTTGGAGATGGGATATCTGACATTTTGTGATGGCGATGGAAATGTGATCGGTACTTATAAAGCATCAACGGGTAAGTGGGGAGAAACTGATCCTACGAAAGAGAACGTTGGACCATGTCCGCCTGGGACTTATACCTTGTATCCTTCAGAAATTTCCGGTGGAACAGTTTTGTCCTTTATAGAGCGAAATATTCAGGGTAACTGGGGTATTTATAGGGCTCCGCTTCATCCCAATGCGGGTACGGATACTTACAATAGAGATGGACTTTTTTTGCATGGAGGAATATGGAATCCTTATGTTCATGGTTCAGCTGGTTGTATAAATGTGGGAACTCCTTGGGATAAAGAGCTATTTGATCTAATTAAGCAATCAGACGATTCTATTTTGGTTATAGTATCAAAATATCCCAATGAGTGGTCCGCGGAACCAGCATATGACGTTTATGCAGGCTAG
- a CDS encoding MFS transporter, with the protein MNWKTILAILSCNIIFMSASYTMLIPFLPMYLTQELGVDAASVNLWSGIVFSSTFFVSAIMAPIWGRMADTKGKRLMAIRASVLLTVSYFLGGIVTSPEQLTLMRAFQGFAAGLWPMELAIMTLYAPPEKLGLCLGTMQGVLTGGGVIGPLLGGILAECFGMRVSFFLAAAGLLFNSFMFIFFVKEPPDPARKDTSTAEAVPVEKSSSLLHIPLIRDMLVCGMLVQMVILILQPIMTTYITGLAGDLPNLIFVSGLIFSLGGIAGAITAPFWGQFGQHHGFFKAMSLALVFAGVSITIQGIPDNLYWFAGMQFAGGLFFSGIYPSINAILAANTPSRLKGSIFGLSFSTQQIGSMAGPLLGGAIATFWGMKYVFFTAGAILIVLSFAVHHRFIADSAAKTSTEPLMK; encoded by the coding sequence TTGAATTGGAAAACTATCCTAGCAATCCTTTCCTGTAACATCATTTTTATGTCGGCCAGCTACACCATGCTGATTCCTTTCCTTCCCATGTACCTGACGCAGGAACTTGGCGTGGATGCGGCATCCGTGAACCTATGGTCCGGCATCGTCTTTTCCTCGACCTTTTTTGTCAGCGCCATCATGGCACCTATTTGGGGGCGTATGGCCGATACCAAAGGAAAACGCCTAATGGCCATACGTGCCAGCGTCCTCCTGACTGTCAGCTATTTTTTAGGCGGCATCGTCACTTCGCCAGAGCAGCTCACGCTGATGAGGGCCTTCCAGGGCTTTGCTGCCGGGCTTTGGCCTATGGAGCTCGCCATTATGACACTTTATGCTCCGCCGGAGAAGCTCGGGCTCTGCTTAGGTACGATGCAGGGCGTCCTGACTGGCGGTGGCGTCATCGGACCGCTTCTGGGCGGCATCCTGGCTGAGTGCTTCGGGATGCGCGTGTCCTTTTTTCTTGCGGCAGCCGGCCTTTTATTCAACAGTTTCATGTTCATCTTCTTTGTCAAGGAACCGCCAGATCCGGCACGCAAGGACACTTCCACGGCAGAAGCTGTCCCGGTAGAGAAAAGCTCCTCTCTGCTGCATATTCCTTTGATCCGCGATATGCTGGTTTGCGGCATGCTGGTGCAGATGGTTATCCTCATCCTGCAGCCGATCATGACGACATATATCACCGGGCTCGCCGGGGACCTGCCAAATCTCATCTTCGTCTCCGGCCTCATCTTTTCCCTGGGCGGCATTGCCGGAGCCATCACCGCTCCCTTTTGGGGACAGTTCGGCCAGCATCATGGGTTCTTCAAGGCAATGAGCCTCGCTCTGGTTTTTGCCGGTGTCTCCATCACGATACAGGGAATCCCAGATAACCTCTATTGGTTTGCCGGGATGCAATTTGCCGGTGGCCTCTTCTTTTCTGGCATCTATCCCTCCATCAATGCAATCCTGGCGGCAAATACGCCGTCCAGGCTCAAAGGCAGCATCTTCGGCCTGTCCTTTTCCACCCAGCAGATTGGTTCTATGGCCGGGCCGCTTTTGGGTGGCGCCATCGCGACCTTCTGGGGAATGAAATATGTCTTTTTCACGGCCGGAGCAATCCTTATCGTCCTAAGCTTCGCGGTCCATCACCGCTTTATTGCGGACTCCGCAGCAAAGACGTCTACCGAACCGCTGATGAAATGA
- a CDS encoding alpha/beta hydrolase family protein — MKKFFFIIIFIIIILSFTNQQISLANEKEPYTIESTICNYKSEVNGIEKSICIEHIMFNANINNQNHLLEAVIYRPMDDKQHQVMIFTHGRKGPNPPKNPRQYLAYNNICKYFAGEDLVVMYVVRRGFGNSEGSIMDEYKDTPLSSGLEMVKDLSAAIDYIKTKDYVLKDKYVIAGHSQGGWAALSSSTVKIDGVACVINFSGATNYAKAPRISNWQPVVNRNLTETCKILGKSNKVPTLWIYGTDEPNRTPDQTKEMFDTFVSSGGNGNLIILPGIDHDTTNSSAIKLWQVEVRKFLEKNSIVNLQNNSVLPSHNKLVA; from the coding sequence GTGAAAAAATTTTTTTTTATAATTATTTTTATTATAATTATTTTGAGTTTTACAAACCAGCAAATTAGTTTAGCAAACGAAAAAGAACCTTATACTATTGAAAGTACTATCTGTAATTATAAAAGTGAAGTAAATGGAATCGAAAAGTCTATTTGCATTGAACATATTATGTTTAATGCGAATATTAATAATCAAAATCATCTTTTAGAAGCTGTTATTTATAGACCTATGGATGATAAGCAACATCAAGTTATGATTTTTACTCATGGTAGGAAAGGCCCGAATCCACCGAAAAATCCAAGACAATATTTGGCGTATAACAATATCTGTAAATACTTCGCAGGGGAAGATTTGGTTGTCATGTATGTAGTCCGAAGAGGCTTTGGCAATTCGGAAGGTTCCATTATGGATGAATATAAAGACACACCACTGTCTTCTGGTTTGGAAATGGTTAAGGATTTATCAGCTGCTATTGATTATATTAAAACGAAAGATTATGTATTAAAAGATAAATATGTTATCGCCGGCCATTCCCAAGGTGGTTGGGCTGCTTTATCTTCTTCTACAGTGAAAATAGATGGGGTTGCTTGTGTTATTAATTTTTCTGGTGCAACAAACTATGCAAAAGCACCGCGAATCTCTAATTGGCAGCCAGTTGTCAACCGTAATCTTACTGAAACTTGCAAAATACTTGGTAAGTCCAATAAAGTTCCTACTTTGTGGATTTATGGCACAGATGAACCCAATCGAACACCTGATCAAACAAAAGAGATGTTTGATACCTTTGTTTCATCAGGCGGAAATGGAAATTTAATAATTTTGCCTGGAATTGATCACGACACTACCAATTCAAGCGCAATTAAATTATGGCAAGTTGAGGTTCGAAAGTTTTTAGAAAAAAATAGCATTGTGAATTTGCAAAATAACTCAGTCCTACCTTCTCACAATAAATTAGTAGCATAG
- a CDS encoding isocitrate/isopropylmalate family dehydrogenase, giving the protein MNPPYSATRKGVERIVVAAFEYAQKHGRKSVTMAGKSNVLRLVTIFGSVHLVM; this is encoded by the coding sequence ATAAATCCGCCGTATTCAGCTACACGTAAAGGAGTTGAACGAATAGTTGTTGCTGCTTTCGAATATGCCCAAAAACACGGGAGAAAATCCGTTACGATGGCTGGCAAATCAAACGTGTTGCGTTTAGTTACGATCTTTGGCAGCGTACATTTAGTGATGTAG
- a CDS encoding radical SAM/SPASM domain-containing protein, which translates to MKKFLRQNINCIFIMLGSSCNFQCKYCLQHPLITEEVTSKINSDTIDFLKETAQSQKSPLRILFYGGEPLLYWNNIVSITKALQDCNCTFSIISNGSLLTRDKVEFLNNYKINVTISWDGINVKETRGQNIFKNSTLKECIFNLNNVCISAVLSSYNYPLSIVEQVDKLNKEYIKYRKANKLLPASLNINMDEIMDTGLEAKYLTELDCSRISKEMKIMCEHYKNYQSNKEFNPFYVKFISRYVRNKMNRDIRFSVCKCGNGYNVLNLDLDGNLYRCHNTHTKLGNIYDGYFSYLKNVISYDDTKSFNLDCKNCYVQSICKNGCPLITKEVRKRYYCEMKRATLYPIVEMIMEHPFK; encoded by the coding sequence ATGAAAAAATTCCTAAGACAAAATATAAATTGTATTTTTATAATGCTAGGTTCGTCTTGCAACTTTCAGTGTAAATATTGTTTACAGCATCCTTTAATAACTGAGGAAGTTACCTCAAAAATAAATTCTGATACGATAGACTTCTTGAAGGAAACAGCCCAAAGCCAGAAAAGCCCCTTGAGGATACTGTTTTATGGAGGAGAACCGCTATTATATTGGAATAATATTGTCTCAATTACAAAAGCATTACAAGATTGCAATTGCACTTTTTCTATAATCAGTAATGGTAGTTTGCTTACTCGGGATAAAGTAGAATTTTTAAATAATTATAAAATTAATGTAACTATTAGTTGGGATGGAATTAATGTTAAAGAAACTCGAGGTCAAAATATATTTAAAAACTCTACCTTAAAAGAATGCATATTTAATTTAAATAATGTCTGCATTTCGGCAGTATTAAGTTCTTATAACTACCCTTTGTCTATTGTAGAACAAGTGGATAAATTAAACAAAGAATATATTAAATATCGAAAAGCAAATAAATTATTGCCTGCTTCACTAAATATTAATATGGATGAAATAATGGATACCGGTCTTGAAGCTAAATATTTGACAGAACTAGATTGTAGTAGAATTTCGAAAGAAATGAAAATAATGTGTGAGCACTATAAAAATTATCAATCCAATAAAGAATTCAATCCTTTTTATGTAAAGTTTATCAGTAGGTATGTTAGAAATAAGATGAACAGAGACATTAGGTTTTCTGTATGCAAATGTGGTAACGGATACAATGTTCTAAACCTTGATTTGGATGGAAATTTATACCGTTGTCATAACACTCATACTAAATTAGGAAATATCTATGATGGATATTTTAGTTATCTGAAAAATGTCATATCCTATGATGATACAAAATCGTTTAATTTGGACTGTAAAAATTGCTATGTTCAAAGCATTTGCAAAAATGGTTGCCCATTAATAACAAAAGAAGTGAGAAAAAGATATTATTGTGAGATGAAAAGAGCGACTTTATATCCTATAGTTGAAATGATTATGGAACATCCTTTTAAATAA
- a CDS encoding VgrG-related protein, with translation MLGDLSKQYESNGDPACVSSGCGDLGGQSYGMYQFSSIDGVVDAFVQWTKQQAEPLNNYGVVLEESGAVNSAEFIAKWQELGTIDPIGFGQLQHDYIKAVYYDEAVQNLIDNLGIDVNNHSEALQQVLWSRAVQYSAGNMVELFNDACNIAGQNISNISDYDLIYNIYEFLIQDGNQAYQTDNGLWHSPNDWLNGSHDIINSLINRFYNERVEALAML, from the coding sequence ATGTTAGGAGATTTATCAAAACAATATGAATCAAACGGTGACCCGGCCTGTGTGTCGTCTGGTTGTGGTGATTTAGGCGGTCAGTCATATGGGATGTATCAATTTTCCTCAATTGATGGTGTAGTAGATGCATTTGTACAATGGACAAAACAGCAAGCCGAGCCTTTAAATAACTATGGCGTTGTGCTAGAAGAGAGCGGAGCAGTAAATAGTGCTGAATTTATTGCTAAGTGGCAAGAACTAGGAACCATTGATCCTATCGGGTTTGGACAACTACAACATGATTATATAAAAGCCGTCTACTATGATGAAGCCGTGCAAAACCTAATAGATAACTTAGGGATCGATGTTAATAATCACTCGGAAGCACTTCAACAAGTTTTATGGAGTAGAGCCGTACAATACTCAGCAGGAAATATGGTAGAACTATTTAATGATGCATGTAACATTGCCGGACAAAATATATCAAATATCAGCGATTACGATCTAATATATAATATCTATGAATTTCTTATTCAAGATGGCAACCAAGCATATCAAACAGATAATGGGTTGTGGCACAGCCCTAATGATTGGCTAAATGGTAGTCATGACATTATAAATAGCCTGATAAACAGATTTTATAATGAGCGTGTCGAAGCATTAGCAATGTTATAA
- a CDS encoding NAD(P)-dependent oxidoreductase, with translation MKILIVGYFTETSKSNIARHFPGDWDIVIVPPGKEMLHHIEDCQVIIPEHIKVDRSLLSIAKKLKLVQTGAGFDNVDIDACTQLGIWVANAAGVNAQAVAEHVMALILSYYKNIPFLDAFMKNRMDENQLDYTGSELKGKTIGIIGLGAIGKKVAEFCRAFDMNVLAYARNAVVESDGFVKMTDFDNLVSTSDIVSVHISLNQQTKQLINKAVFKKMKNTALFINTARGGIVNERDLTDALKNRDISGACLDVFESEPLPTDSELRNLGNVILTPHTAGMPDGRKFHKKRYDFFVNNIKRVENGEEPESKLNQLL, from the coding sequence ATGAAGATTCTCATAGTCGGCTATTTTACCGAGACCTCAAAATCAAATATTGCAAGGCATTTTCCGGGAGACTGGGACATTGTAATTGTCCCGCCCGGGAAAGAAATGCTGCATCATATTGAAGATTGCCAGGTAATCATACCTGAACATATTAAAGTGGACCGCAGCCTGCTTTCTATAGCAAAAAAATTAAAATTGGTACAGACGGGGGCAGGATTTGATAATGTAGATATCGATGCTTGCACGCAGCTCGGCATTTGGGTAGCCAATGCTGCAGGAGTGAATGCACAGGCAGTGGCCGAGCACGTAATGGCACTGATATTGTCTTATTATAAAAACATACCGTTTCTTGATGCTTTCATGAAAAACAGGATGGATGAAAATCAATTGGACTATACAGGGAGTGAATTAAAGGGCAAAACAATTGGGATTATCGGCTTGGGCGCCATCGGTAAAAAAGTAGCTGAGTTTTGCAGGGCTTTTGATATGAATGTGCTGGCTTATGCTAGAAATGCCGTTGTAGAGTCTGACGGTTTTGTGAAAATGACGGATTTCGATAATCTTGTAAGCACATCGGACATAGTAAGTGTACATATATCTCTTAATCAGCAAACTAAACAGCTGATCAACAAAGCAGTATTCAAGAAAATGAAGAATACCGCACTTTTTATAAATACAGCCCGCGGCGGGATTGTCAATGAAAGAGACTTGACAGATGCATTAAAAAACAGGGACATTTCAGGCGCATGCCTAGATGTGTTTGAATCTGAACCGCTTCCAACTGACAGTGAGCTCCGGAATCTTGGTAATGTGATACTTACTCCCCATACGGCAGGTATGCCTGACGGTCGCAAATTCCATAAAAAAAGATATGATTTCTTTGTGAATAATATAAAACGTGTAGAGAATGGCGAAGAGCCTGAAAGCAAGCTCAATCAGTTATTATAG
- a CDS encoding L,D-transpeptidase family protein, with product MGQRTLTLEMGYLTFCDGDGNAIGTYKASTGKWGENDPAQENIGPCPPGTYTLYPSEISGGTVLSFIERNIIGRGNWGVYRAPLHPNAGTDTYNRDGFFLHGGVLSPYFEHGSAGCINVGTPWDEELFDLIKKSDDSILVIVSKYPNEWSAEPAYDVYAG from the coding sequence ATGGGACAAAGAACGCTAACTTTGGAGATGGGATATCTGACATTTTGTGATGGCGATGGAAATGCGATCGGTACTTACAAAGCCTCAACGGGCAAATGGGGGGAAAATGATCCTGCGCAAGAGAATATTGGACCATGTCCGCCTGGTACTTATACTTTGTATCCTTCAGAAATTTCCGGTGGAACAGTTTTGTCATTTATAGAACGAAATATTATTGGGCGTGGAAACTGGGGTGTATATAGGGCACCACTTCATCCCAATGCCGGTACTGATACTTACAACAGAGATGGATTTTTTTTACATGGAGGAGTATTAAGCCCCTATTTTGAGCATGGTTCGGCTGGTTGCATAAATGTGGGAACTCCTTGGGATGAAGAGCTATTTGATCTAATTAAGAAATCTGATGATTCTATTTTGGTTATAGTATCAAAATATCCCAATGAATGGTCCGCGGAACCAGCATACGACGTTTATGCTGGTTAG
- a CDS encoding flavin reductase family protein, which translates to MKKSLGAKTFAMPAPVWVVGTYGENGEPNIMTAAWGGICCSVPPCVAVSLQKPRASYANILAHKAFTINIPSAAHLTETDYVGIISGKNEDKFSAVKLTPVKSDIVDAPYVKEFPLVLECKLLQVVEIGLHTQFIGEIIDVKAEENVLGEKGLPILERVNPFLFSPSEGKYYAVGQFLEQSFSSGSKFKK; encoded by the coding sequence ATGAAAAAATCCTTAGGTGCTAAAACTTTTGCTATGCCTGCCCCAGTATGGGTAGTTGGAACGTATGGAGAAAATGGTGAGCCTAACATAATGACTGCTGCCTGGGGGGGCATTTGTTGTTCTGTTCCTCCTTGTGTGGCAGTATCTTTGCAAAAGCCTCGTGCCTCTTATGCCAATATTCTTGCACATAAGGCGTTTACAATTAATATACCATCTGCTGCTCATTTAACTGAAACTGATTATGTAGGTATCATTAGTGGGAAAAATGAAGATAAATTTTCAGCTGTCAAACTTACTCCAGTCAAGAGTGATATAGTTGATGCTCCTTACGTTAAAGAATTTCCTTTAGTACTTGAATGTAAATTACTACAGGTTGTTGAAATTGGTCTACATACCCAGTTCATTGGAGAAATTATAGATGTTAAGGCAGAAGAAAATGTTCTTGGTGAAAAAGGCTTGCCGATTTTAGAAAGGGTAAATCCGTTTCTCTTTAGTCCGTCAGAGGGAAAATACTATGCTGTCGGACAATTCTTAGAACAATCATTTTCTAGTGGATCGAAATTTAAGAAATAA
- a CDS encoding helix-turn-helix domain-containing protein, giving the protein MEKQQTKLRNIRKLKSKELGLSVKDIAGFLGISIQHYYALERGERRLNADQINSISKLLGISSNDILGAIENNNEILSNLQDTTLFVFVKKFVFNKLKETANNMLWSHSEVEKYITDLELEDKNKQIEFLLAIIKNITIVDGEPIIEMESPSNLEILRTTKLTVDEVIEIVKGFPPNKRKAILKKLIDIS; this is encoded by the coding sequence ATGGAAAAACAACAGACGAAACTACGAAACATAAGAAAATTAAAATCAAAAGAGCTTGGTTTATCTGTTAAAGACATTGCCGGATTTTTGGGTATATCGATACAACATTATTACGCGTTAGAACGTGGAGAGCGTCGGTTAAATGCAGACCAAATTAATTCAATATCCAAATTATTAGGTATATCTAGCAATGACATACTAGGTGCAATTGAAAATAATAATGAAATACTTAGTAACCTTCAAGATACAACTCTTTTTGTGTTTGTTAAAAAGTTTGTTTTCAACAAATTAAAAGAGACCGCCAACAATATGTTGTGGTCTCATTCCGAAGTAGAAAAATATATAACAGATTTAGAACTCGAAGATAAAAATAAACAAATTGAATTTTTGTTGGCTATAATTAAAAATATTACTATCGTTGATGGAGAACCTATTATAGAAATGGAAAGTCCGAGTAATTTAGAGATATTACGAACTACAAAATTGACAGTTGATGAAGTTATTGAAATTGTAAAAGGCTTTCCGCCTAATAAACGAAAAGCCATTCTAAAAAAATTAATTGATATTAGTTAA
- a CDS encoding LysR family transcriptional regulator, with protein MLYISQPTLTGRLQQIEELFGVQIVIRSKRGVSFTPEGTYLVECARKMLHEMHGIKETLQAMKQEVAGTLRIAASKSKGRFSRVI; from the coding sequence GTGTTATATATTTCACAGCCTACATTGACCGGACGCCTCCAGCAAATCGAAGAACTATTTGGGGTGCAAATTGTTATACGCAGTAAAAGGGGAGTGTCTTTTACTCCTGAAGGGACATATTTAGTTGAGTGTGCAAGGAAAATGTTGCATGAAATGCATGGCATTAAAGAGACGTTACAGGCTATGAAACAAGAAGTGGCGGGAACATTAAGAATTGCAGCTTCGAAATCGAAGGGACGGTTCTCTAGAGTTATTTGA
- a CDS encoding flavodoxin family protein has translation MAILVVWASPNEDGLTASAKDHVVKGIKATGVEAEILHLNKCNLKNCLTCGNGWGKCQSDGQCVIPDDFSVIYNKLIAADGIVWITPVYWHDLSERLKYFLDRLRRCETAHNHYLQGKACLLIACAGGTGRGAIQCLHNLEATLNHMGMVAVDRLPVIQFNRDYMLTALAGAGQSFTTYLHKNI, from the coding sequence ATGGCTATATTAGTGGTATGGGCCAGTCCGAATGAGGACGGCTTGACAGCCTCGGCAAAGGATCATGTAGTAAAAGGAATCAAAGCCACGGGCGTGGAAGCGGAAATCCTTCATTTGAATAAATGTAATCTGAAGAACTGCCTTACCTGCGGGAATGGGTGGGGTAAATGCCAATCAGATGGACAGTGTGTCATACCAGATGATTTTTCAGTTATATACAATAAGCTGATTGCAGCCGATGGAATCGTGTGGATTACCCCTGTTTACTGGCATGACCTCTCTGAGCGCTTGAAGTATTTCTTAGACCGCTTACGGCGTTGTGAAACGGCGCACAACCACTATTTGCAAGGAAAGGCGTGCCTTTTGATTGCCTGTGCCGGGGGTACGGGGCGTGGCGCAATACAATGCCTTCACAATCTCGAAGCAACACTTAACCATATGGGAATGGTCGCTGTTGACCGCTTACCTGTGATCCAATTTAATCGAGATTATATGCTCACGGCTTTGGCTGGTGCGGGACAATCATTTACAACCTATTTGCACAAGAATATATGA